Proteins from a genomic interval of Arthrobacter sp. CAN_C5:
- a CDS encoding phage holin family protein codes for MDSSASARGTATSNKPSVFGLIKLLARLTPRQFGDEFSMALEQMKQKGVKAGIAAAFLAVAVLFLAFLSVALIAAAILGLSTIMDGWLAALLVAGLFLVVVVIAALIGVSRFKKALPLLPEDAIRGVRYDIGVLREGRSFDPATLDVKKPKEEKADDKPEDSKPKEPTPSYGELRRRSGTRRDHMADLRDDLGRGLDFKSLWNRTKASAKTGAGRLSEQARSLVPARTSTDSEPSHNVSLADRWKPLSVVAGSVAAIVVMVRKLVSR; via the coding sequence ATGGATAGCTCCGCTAGCGCACGAGGCACGGCAACTTCAAACAAGCCATCGGTCTTTGGGCTGATCAAGCTTCTGGCCAGGCTGACACCACGACAGTTCGGCGACGAATTCTCGATGGCGCTCGAGCAGATGAAGCAGAAGGGCGTCAAGGCCGGGATCGCCGCCGCGTTCCTCGCGGTGGCAGTACTTTTCCTCGCCTTCCTCTCCGTCGCTCTGATCGCCGCAGCGATCCTGGGCCTTTCCACCATCATGGACGGCTGGCTGGCCGCACTGCTGGTTGCAGGACTGTTCCTGGTCGTCGTGGTCATTGCCGCACTGATAGGTGTCTCCCGATTCAAGAAGGCACTGCCGTTGCTGCCCGAGGACGCCATCCGTGGCGTTCGCTACGACATCGGTGTGCTGCGTGAGGGTCGGAGCTTCGATCCCGCAACCCTCGACGTCAAGAAGCCCAAAGAAGAAAAGGCCGACGACAAGCCCGAGGACAGCAAGCCCAAGGAGCCAACGCCGTCGTACGGCGAGCTGCGTCGCCGCTCCGGCACCCGCCGTGACCACATGGCCGACCTGCGCGACGATCTGGGGCGCGGCCTCGATTTCAAGTCGCTGTGGAACCGCACCAAGGCTTCGGCCAAGACCGGGGCAGGCCGCCTCTCGGAGCAGGCGCGCTCCTTGGTACCTGCACGCACCTCCACCGACAGCGAGCCTTCGCACAACGTGAGCCTCGCCGATCGCTGGAAGCCGCTCTCAGTCGTGGCAGGTTCGGTGGCCGCGATTGTCGTCATGGTGAGGAAACTGGTCTCCCGCTAG
- a CDS encoding glycosyltransferase, translated as MSHPADKLPLTILIAAETYPPNINGAAQFGYRLAKGMYSRGHNVHVLAPNTENGKSFTEADGEWPVHRLKSHAVPTHDYWRICLPWEIKRDISMLFDRVQPDVVHIQCHYMVGEYTLYEAVKRGIRVVATNHFMPENLNPFLPFPEWFKKIVARNSWRDMGKVMGKAAVVTTPTPLAAKAMHEHAFLRKVVPLSNGIDSAAYELNPGETIEPRDYPTVLFVGRLAEEKHVDVLIDAVAKTPPSLNVHLEIVGGGEVKTALQAQVARLGLGGRVVFRGLITDEELRQAYLRAAIFCQPGTAELQSLVTLEAMSASTPVLLANAMALPHLVDHGVNGYLFTPHDSGELADRITQLLSLPPEDLDRMGKASRSMVDVHSLSATLATFEGLYYGDSLDAEAV; from the coding sequence GTGAGCCACCCGGCAGATAAATTACCGTTGACGATCCTGATTGCCGCCGAGACGTATCCGCCCAACATCAATGGCGCAGCGCAGTTCGGCTACCGGTTGGCGAAGGGAATGTATTCGCGCGGCCACAACGTCCACGTTCTGGCGCCCAACACCGAGAACGGCAAGAGCTTCACCGAGGCCGACGGCGAGTGGCCGGTGCACCGGCTGAAGTCGCACGCCGTCCCCACCCACGACTACTGGCGAATCTGCCTCCCGTGGGAAATCAAACGGGACATCAGTATGCTGTTCGACCGGGTCCAGCCCGACGTCGTCCATATCCAGTGCCACTACATGGTGGGGGAGTACACCCTCTACGAAGCGGTGAAGCGCGGCATCCGTGTTGTTGCCACCAACCACTTTATGCCGGAGAACCTCAATCCGTTCCTGCCCTTCCCCGAGTGGTTCAAGAAGATCGTTGCCAGGAATTCCTGGCGGGACATGGGCAAGGTTATGGGCAAGGCGGCAGTCGTCACGACGCCGACGCCCCTGGCTGCGAAGGCGATGCACGAGCACGCGTTCCTGCGCAAGGTGGTCCCGCTGTCCAACGGCATCGACTCGGCGGCCTATGAGCTTAATCCCGGCGAAACGATCGAACCTCGGGACTATCCGACGGTCCTCTTCGTAGGGCGGCTTGCCGAGGAAAAGCACGTCGACGTGTTGATCGACGCGGTAGCCAAGACGCCGCCGTCACTCAATGTCCATCTCGAGATCGTTGGCGGCGGCGAGGTGAAGACGGCTCTCCAGGCGCAGGTGGCCCGGCTGGGCCTCGGTGGAAGGGTTGTGTTCCGCGGGCTGATTACCGACGAGGAGCTCCGGCAGGCGTATCTCAGGGCAGCCATCTTCTGCCAGCCCGGTACCGCCGAACTCCAGTCGCTGGTCACTCTGGAGGCGATGTCCGCCTCAACCCCGGTGCTGTTGGCCAACGCCATGGCGTTGCCGCACCTGGTGGACCACGGGGTCAACGGCTACCTGTTCACCCCGCACGACAGCGGCGAACTCGCCGATCGCATCACGCAGCTCCTGAGCCTGCCCCCGGAGGACCTCGACCGGATGGGCAAAGCGAGCCGCTCGATGGTGGACGTGCACTCGCTGTCAGCCACCCTCGCGACGTTCGAGGGCCTGTACTACGGTGACTCGCTGGATGCCGAAGCGGTCTAG
- a CDS encoding DMT family transporter, with the protein MVWLAVLLALIGACFLAVGAQRQGSAVRSNTGGLSLNSKGFVRLLRNPRWVLGLILLVMGMALNVVALSMASLTVVQPIGAIALVITTVVNSKDQGIRLNRATIVAIAACVSGSAVFVLLAVNVTRKNHSVLPEQELFTVLLLAVAVAVFGSLAVMFRRRLGAFAYILGAGVLFGFVAVLTKIIATHLLDPNGRFLLNVPPYTLIAIAVAAALGSWFVQSAYATGPPDLVIAGLTVIDPIVGIAIGIVILGELQPDVQSVIAIAMGMAALVAIVGVIALSRHHPDVVQRQKELRRRR; encoded by the coding sequence ATGGTCTGGCTAGCCGTTCTCCTCGCCCTGATCGGGGCCTGTTTCCTCGCCGTGGGGGCGCAGCGCCAGGGGAGCGCGGTGCGCTCCAACACGGGTGGTCTGTCCCTGAACTCCAAGGGATTCGTCCGGCTACTGCGCAACCCACGCTGGGTCCTGGGATTGATCCTGCTGGTGATGGGGATGGCCCTGAACGTGGTTGCCCTCAGCATGGCAAGCCTCACCGTGGTGCAACCAATCGGCGCGATCGCGCTGGTGATCACCACCGTCGTCAATTCCAAGGACCAGGGCATCAGGCTCAACCGGGCGACCATCGTAGCCATCGCGGCCTGCGTCAGCGGCAGTGCCGTGTTTGTCCTGCTGGCCGTCAATGTCACCCGAAAGAACCATTCAGTACTTCCTGAGCAGGAACTCTTCACGGTGCTCCTGCTGGCCGTCGCCGTCGCCGTGTTTGGATCGTTGGCGGTGATGTTCCGCCGGCGGCTGGGTGCCTTCGCCTACATCCTCGGAGCGGGAGTTCTCTTCGGATTTGTCGCGGTACTGACGAAGATCATCGCCACCCACCTCCTGGACCCCAATGGCCGTTTCCTGCTCAACGTGCCGCCGTACACGCTGATCGCCATCGCGGTGGCTGCTGCGCTCGGGTCCTGGTTTGTGCAGAGCGCCTATGCCACCGGCCCACCAGACCTGGTCATCGCCGGGCTGACCGTGATCGACCCGATCGTCGGCATCGCAATCGGCATCGTGATTCTTGGTGAGCTGCAACCCGACGTGCAATCAGTCATCGCAATTGCCATGGGGATGGCCGCATTGGTTGCTATTGTGGGGGTCATTGCGCTGTCCCGCCATCATCCCGACGTGGTGCAGCGGCAAAAAGAACTACGACGCCGGCGCTAG
- a CDS encoding carboxymuconolactone decarboxylase family protein, which translates to MTRVTVHTPETAPKESSNELAALGKQFGKVLNIHGAMAHSPVVLQSYVALQQVIGDYGTFDPRTREAIALVVGNVDECTYCQSAHTMGAKAAGLTEDQTIAIRNGNIDFDDKLSTLLELTRQATANKGSVKDADWQTALDAGWTDTELTELSTHVALNLFTNYFNHLVDTDLDIPAAPSL; encoded by the coding sequence ATGACCCGCGTTACCGTCCACACTCCCGAAACCGCTCCCAAGGAAAGCAGCAACGAACTCGCTGCTCTGGGAAAACAGTTCGGGAAAGTCCTGAACATTCACGGCGCCATGGCCCACTCCCCCGTTGTCCTGCAGTCCTACGTCGCCCTCCAGCAGGTCATCGGCGACTACGGTACCTTCGACCCACGCACCAGAGAAGCCATTGCTCTGGTAGTCGGCAACGTCGACGAATGCACCTACTGCCAGTCCGCACACACCATGGGCGCCAAAGCCGCCGGGCTCACCGAGGACCAGACCATCGCCATCCGCAACGGCAATATCGACTTCGACGACAAACTCTCAACCCTGCTGGAACTAACCCGGCAGGCCACAGCAAACAAAGGGTCGGTCAAGGACGCAGACTGGCAAACCGCCCTCGACGCCGGATGGACAGACACCGAACTCACCGAACTCTCCACCCACGTGGCCCTGAACCTGTTCACCAACTACTTCAACCACCTCGTCGACACCGACCTCGACATCCCAGCCGCACCAAGCCTCTAA
- a CDS encoding cysteine hydrolase — protein sequence MQFDPSTTALVLTDPQNDFLSSDGVTWELVGNSVQENNTVQHIDQLLAASKTVGYKVFISPHYYFPHDHLWEFGGTLETKMHEIGMFNRPGPLNLDGFEGSGADWLEQYKPYIQDGKTVVCSPHKVYGPEQNDLVLQLRKRGISKVILAGMSANLCVESHLRELLEQGFDVAVVSDATAAAQHPELGDGYAAAMTNFNYIAGAVLTTREALAAMSA from the coding sequence ATGCAATTTGACCCGTCCACGACAGCACTCGTGCTGACCGACCCGCAAAACGATTTCCTTAGCTCCGACGGTGTCACCTGGGAACTAGTCGGCAACAGTGTCCAGGAGAATAACACCGTCCAGCACATCGATCAGCTGCTCGCCGCGTCGAAAACCGTCGGCTACAAAGTGTTCATTTCACCGCACTACTATTTCCCCCATGACCACCTGTGGGAGTTCGGTGGAACGCTGGAAACGAAGATGCACGAGATCGGAATGTTCAACCGTCCCGGCCCGCTGAACTTGGATGGTTTCGAAGGTTCCGGCGCTGACTGGCTGGAACAGTACAAGCCCTACATTCAGGATGGCAAGACCGTCGTGTGCAGTCCTCATAAGGTGTACGGTCCCGAACAAAACGACCTGGTACTGCAATTGCGTAAGCGTGGGATCAGCAAAGTGATCCTCGCGGGAATGTCGGCCAACCTCTGCGTCGAAAGCCACCTACGGGAACTGTTGGAGCAGGGGTTTGACGTGGCTGTAGTCTCTGACGCCACGGCGGCCGCGCAACACCCCGAGCTGGGAGACGGGTATGCCGCCGCGATGACCAATTTTAATTACATCGCTGGCGCCGTGCTGACCACCCGCGAGGCCCTCGCTGCTATGTCCGCCTGA
- a CDS encoding Crp/Fnr family transcriptional regulator: MTETGEPFSCLNAVELFADLTAEDMDNLDRVSPPRLFHSGELVFSQSQPIKALFILKAGRIRIFRVAEDGKTLTIAILEPGAVFGEMVLIGMQMYDNYAEALEESTVCQLSAADVENHFLSNPKLAVKISRLLGEQVARLEERLTDMALRPLSARTAATLLKLADAAPRNRFTHSVAVKLTHEQLAGLLGATREATSKTMSDFAAKKLLRQGRGRIIIEDAQGLRRISRTTS, translated from the coding sequence TTGACCGAAACCGGGGAGCCCTTCAGCTGCCTCAACGCTGTGGAGCTCTTCGCTGACCTCACAGCCGAGGACATGGATAATCTCGACAGGGTGTCTCCGCCCCGGCTCTTTCACAGTGGTGAACTCGTCTTCAGCCAAAGCCAACCCATCAAAGCCCTGTTCATCCTCAAAGCAGGGCGGATCCGAATTTTCCGGGTAGCCGAGGATGGAAAAACTCTCACCATCGCAATCCTTGAACCCGGCGCGGTGTTCGGTGAGATGGTGCTGATAGGCATGCAAATGTACGACAACTATGCCGAAGCACTTGAAGAATCAACCGTGTGCCAGCTCAGCGCAGCAGATGTCGAAAACCACTTCCTCTCAAACCCCAAACTGGCGGTGAAAATCTCCCGCCTACTCGGCGAACAAGTCGCCAGGTTGGAAGAACGTCTCACCGACATGGCCCTGCGCCCCCTTTCAGCCCGCACCGCAGCGACCTTACTCAAACTCGCCGACGCCGCCCCCCGCAACAGATTCACGCACTCGGTAGCCGTGAAACTCACCCACGAACAACTTGCTGGACTGCTCGGAGCAACCCGCGAAGCCACCAGCAAAACCATGTCCGACTTCGCTGCCAAAAAACTGCTCCGGCAAGGCCGCGGCCGGATCATCATCGAAGACGCCCAAGGACTGCGCCGAATCTCCCGCACCACCTCCTAA
- a CDS encoding thioredoxin family protein, with protein sequence MKIILQYFDGCPNWTLAHERLVTLTGERTDIVLSLQKIETADDAARAGFHGSPSIRINDIDVFAAPGAPVGLACRRYLTPDGPAGAPTIDQLRAALPPATAQLSDQKEV encoded by the coding sequence ATGAAGATCATCCTGCAGTATTTCGATGGCTGCCCCAACTGGACCCTCGCCCACGAACGACTCGTCACGTTGACTGGAGAACGCACCGACATCGTCCTCTCACTCCAAAAAATCGAAACCGCCGACGACGCCGCACGCGCTGGCTTCCACGGGTCGCCAAGCATCCGGATCAACGACATCGACGTTTTTGCCGCCCCTGGCGCACCAGTCGGACTGGCCTGCCGTCGATACCTCACCCCAGACGGACCAGCCGGCGCCCCAACCATCGACCAGCTCAGAGCAGCGCTACCACCGGCAACGGCTCAACTTTCAGACCAGAAAGAGGTGTGA
- a CDS encoding antibiotic biosynthesis monooxygenase: MVYEHAQLTIRPDGHEEFRATYPAIRENLLAVQGCRSVDLHPSVDQPDIYLLRVGWDSLSDHTEVFPDTEQGRTVLALLQVHVTSVGMIHFDADTVDPH, translated from the coding sequence TTGGTTTATGAACATGCTCAACTCACTATCCGCCCCGACGGGCATGAAGAATTCCGTGCCACGTATCCAGCTATCCGGGAAAACCTCCTGGCTGTTCAGGGGTGCCGGTCGGTAGACCTGCACCCCAGCGTCGACCAGCCCGACATCTATTTGCTTCGGGTGGGATGGGACTCTCTGAGCGATCACACCGAGGTTTTCCCCGACACCGAGCAGGGACGCACCGTCTTGGCCTTGCTACAAGTCCACGTCACGTCCGTGGGAATGATTCACTTCGACGCGGACACCGTGGATCCTCACTAG
- a CDS encoding heavy metal-responsive transcriptional regulator — protein sequence MRIGEIGALAGVDSQTIRFYEREGLLPDPRREPNGYRSYDSAVVGRLQFIRSAQGAGLTLAEISSTLRLRDAGEVPCAHVCALLAQKLVDVQIRQRELAALSAELSEMIETSRSLDPGDCFDANVCHIITPLEGM from the coding sequence ATGCGGATTGGAGAAATTGGAGCGCTGGCGGGCGTGGATAGTCAGACCATCCGGTTCTATGAGCGTGAGGGTCTTCTGCCGGATCCTCGCCGCGAACCAAACGGCTACCGCAGTTACGATTCAGCGGTGGTGGGTCGTTTGCAGTTCATCCGGTCGGCTCAGGGAGCAGGACTGACGTTGGCTGAGATTTCGAGCACGCTGCGGCTACGTGACGCAGGTGAGGTGCCGTGCGCCCACGTTTGTGCTCTCCTGGCACAGAAACTCGTCGATGTTCAGATTCGTCAACGCGAACTGGCGGCCTTGTCCGCGGAGCTTAGCGAGATGATCGAGACGAGTCGGAGCCTTGACCCTGGTGATTGTTTCGACGCGAATGTTTGCCACATCATTACACCGTTGGAGGGCATGTAG
- a CDS encoding flavodoxin family protein: MADSVKSVSGDDEFTGLRAMFLNCTLKRTPELSHTSGLIGLSADLMRSKGVHVDIVRPIDLPVATGVYPDMRDHGWDEDAWPTIFEKIEQADILVLAGPIWLGDNSSVMKQIIERLYAMSGITNSRGQYVYYGKVGGALLTGNEDGVKHCAMNILYSLQHIGMTIPPAADAGWIGEAGPGPSYLDEGSGGPENDFTNRNTAFMTWNLLHMARILKMVGGIPAEGNMPEAWKKGDRFGLEANPEYR; this comes from the coding sequence ATGGCCGATAGTGTGAAGTCCGTGAGCGGTGACGATGAGTTCACTGGTCTGAGGGCAATGTTCCTCAACTGCACTTTAAAGCGTACTCCCGAGTTGAGCCACACGTCCGGGTTGATCGGCCTGAGTGCCGATTTGATGCGGTCGAAGGGTGTTCATGTGGATATTGTGCGGCCGATTGATCTTCCGGTGGCGACGGGTGTGTACCCAGATATGAGAGATCACGGTTGGGACGAAGACGCCTGGCCGACCATTTTCGAGAAAATTGAACAGGCAGACATTCTGGTGCTTGCGGGCCCAATCTGGCTTGGAGACAACAGCTCGGTGATGAAACAGATCATTGAACGTCTTTACGCGATGTCGGGGATAACGAACTCCCGCGGACAGTACGTCTATTACGGGAAGGTGGGTGGTGCTTTGTTGACGGGGAACGAGGACGGCGTCAAGCACTGCGCGATGAACATTCTCTATAGCCTCCAGCACATCGGGATGACCATTCCTCCGGCGGCGGACGCTGGATGGATCGGAGAAGCGGGACCGGGTCCGAGCTATCTGGACGAAGGATCGGGCGGCCCTGAGAATGATTTCACCAATCGCAACACCGCCTTCATGACGTGGAACCTGCTTCATATGGCTCGCATCTTGAAAATGGTTGGAGGCATACCGGCTGAGGGGAACATGCCTGAGGCGTGGAAGAAAGGCGACAGGTTTGGTCTGGAGGCGAACCCGGAATACCGGTAG
- a CDS encoding NAD(P)/FAD-dependent oxidoreductase, protein MTTDVDLLVIGAGMAGIAAATKCASNGWNVAIVDSRPYGGTCALRGCDPKKILRRGAEVIEAARLMSGKGVDPGTMSINWQELMEHKHGFTHPIPETMEENLHSAGVQTLHGTAAFTAPTRIDVAGASYEAGKILVATGAAPRPLVFPGAEHLIDSTNFLNLQRLPPRIVFVGGGFISFEFAHIAARAGSSTLILDRGSRPLKNFDPDLVDLLIARGTESGVTVQRNTTITGVVRSDNGFHIHLNQSGKSSTIEADIVVHGAGRVPDLSRLNLEAGNVAYGPEGVQVAGHLQSTTNPAVYAAGDSADTPGMPLTPVAVFEAKVAASNMLQSSTMIPDYTAIPTTVFTIPELVRLGILEHAAKDNGLDIDVRYTDTSRWYTNYRIGETSGASKILIDKSTDQIVGAHLFGTGYAELANTISVAMKHGLTTRQLKSTTATYPSVGSDLGSIL, encoded by the coding sequence ATGACTACTGATGTTGACCTTCTGGTCATTGGTGCCGGGATGGCTGGAATCGCCGCCGCGACCAAATGCGCGTCGAATGGGTGGAATGTTGCAATCGTGGATTCCCGTCCCTACGGCGGTACCTGTGCCCTGCGCGGATGCGATCCCAAAAAAATCCTCAGGCGTGGCGCCGAGGTAATAGAGGCTGCCCGGCTCATGAGCGGTAAAGGGGTGGACCCCGGAACCATGTCCATCAACTGGCAGGAACTGATGGAACACAAACACGGCTTCACCCACCCGATCCCCGAGACCATGGAGGAAAACCTCCACTCTGCTGGGGTGCAGACCCTCCACGGGACCGCCGCCTTCACCGCCCCGACACGAATCGACGTCGCCGGAGCATCGTACGAAGCGGGGAAAATTCTTGTGGCCACCGGAGCCGCACCCCGGCCGTTGGTTTTCCCCGGGGCAGAACATCTCATAGACAGTACGAACTTTCTCAACCTTCAGCGGCTGCCGCCCCGGATCGTTTTCGTCGGGGGAGGTTTCATCTCCTTCGAATTCGCTCATATCGCCGCCCGAGCCGGAAGCTCCACCCTCATCCTTGATCGCGGCTCCCGGCCACTGAAGAACTTCGATCCGGACCTCGTTGACCTACTCATAGCGCGGGGCACAGAATCAGGTGTCACCGTTCAGCGCAACACGACCATTACAGGCGTCGTCAGGTCAGACAACGGATTCCACATACACCTCAATCAAAGTGGCAAGTCATCAACAATTGAAGCCGACATCGTCGTTCACGGCGCGGGCCGAGTCCCAGACCTATCCCGGCTAAACCTCGAAGCAGGAAACGTCGCCTATGGGCCCGAAGGAGTCCAGGTTGCCGGCCATCTCCAGAGCACCACCAATCCCGCCGTCTACGCAGCCGGCGATTCAGCTGACACCCCAGGTATGCCGCTGACCCCGGTCGCAGTGTTTGAAGCAAAAGTTGCAGCATCCAACATGCTCCAATCGAGCACCATGATCCCGGACTACACCGCCATCCCGACGACAGTCTTCACCATTCCCGAGCTGGTCCGCCTCGGCATACTCGAACACGCAGCTAAGGACAATGGTCTGGACATAGACGTCCGCTACACCGATACCAGCCGCTGGTACACGAACTACCGCATAGGGGAAACCAGCGGAGCATCGAAAATCCTGATCGACAAGTCAACCGATCAGATCGTCGGCGCGCATCTCTTCGGCACCGGATACGCCGAACTAGCCAACACCATCAGCGTGGCCATGAAACACGGCCTCACCACCCGCCAGCTGAAATCGACAACAGCGACCTACCCGTCGGTCGGGTCAGATTTAGGCTCGATCCTCTAG
- a CDS encoding bifunctional alpha/beta hydrolase/OsmC family protein, producing the protein MAGHGEKVEFLGSQGALLAARLDLPESQPLAYALFAHCFTCSKDVLAAARISRALTDYGIAVLRFDFTGLGQSGGDFANTNFSSNIEDLIHAADYLRKGFTAPSILIGHSLGGAAVLAVAAQIPEVRAVVTIGAPADPDHLVHLLGESRAEIETSGEADVILGDRPFRIRRQFLDDIAAQPQADRIRQLCSALLVMHSPSDTTVDADNARRIYETARHPKSFVALDGADHLLTDPADAAFAASMLATWAHRFAFAVPTDSGLPRAVDDPAEGLVVVAETGVGAFAQEVMVGGHRLSADEPAPIGTDTGPSPYEFLLASLGACTSMTVRMYADRKKWPLEKVTVSLRHSRIHAQDCADCETETGKLDRIERVIRFDGDLDEDQRQRLREIADKCPVHRTLRSEILIGTIISDTDPGRTSFRDNPETKVLK; encoded by the coding sequence ATGGCCGGACACGGCGAGAAAGTCGAATTCCTTGGTTCCCAGGGAGCTTTACTGGCGGCACGGCTCGATCTGCCGGAGTCCCAGCCCCTGGCCTACGCCTTGTTCGCGCATTGTTTTACCTGCAGCAAGGACGTGCTCGCAGCTGCGAGAATTTCCCGGGCGCTCACCGATTACGGTATTGCCGTTCTCCGATTCGATTTCACTGGGCTCGGCCAATCAGGTGGCGACTTCGCCAATACGAACTTCAGCTCCAACATTGAAGATCTGATTCACGCTGCCGACTATCTTCGCAAAGGTTTCACGGCCCCGTCGATTCTGATTGGACACTCGCTCGGTGGGGCCGCGGTGCTCGCCGTGGCCGCTCAAATACCTGAGGTGCGGGCGGTGGTCACCATCGGCGCCCCAGCTGACCCCGACCACCTTGTGCATCTGTTGGGGGAGAGCAGGGCAGAGATTGAAACCTCAGGGGAGGCAGACGTTATCCTCGGCGACAGACCGTTCCGCATCCGCCGGCAATTCCTCGACGATATTGCCGCGCAGCCGCAAGCCGACCGCATTCGTCAGCTATGCTCGGCGCTGTTAGTCATGCATTCGCCCAGTGACACTACCGTGGACGCGGATAACGCGCGGCGCATCTACGAGACGGCTCGTCACCCGAAGTCGTTCGTTGCCCTCGATGGGGCCGACCATCTACTCACCGACCCTGCCGATGCTGCGTTCGCTGCTTCAATGCTTGCAACGTGGGCACACCGCTTCGCCTTCGCTGTGCCCACGGATTCGGGTCTTCCGCGCGCAGTTGATGACCCAGCTGAAGGACTCGTCGTCGTGGCTGAGACAGGAGTCGGAGCATTCGCCCAGGAAGTGATGGTCGGCGGGCACCGGTTGAGCGCGGATGAACCCGCCCCGATCGGTACCGATACCGGCCCGTCGCCCTACGAATTCCTACTAGCCAGCCTGGGCGCCTGCACTTCGATGACCGTCAGGATGTATGCTGACCGCAAGAAATGGCCGTTGGAAAAGGTGACGGTTTCACTGCGACACAGCAGAATCCACGCACAGGACTGCGCCGACTGCGAGACCGAAACGGGAAAGTTGGATCGAATCGAACGGGTCATCCGCTTCGACGGCGACCTCGACGAGGATCAGCGTCAACGATTGCGCGAAATCGCCGACAAGTGCCCAGTCCACCGCACCCTACGCTCGGAAATCCTCATCGGAACGATAATTTCCGACACAGACCCTGGACGGACCAGCTTCCGGGACAACCCGGAGACGAAGGTGCTGAAATGA
- a CDS encoding co-chaperone YbbN: MATIDITSRTFESVLDTNEIVLIDFWAGWCAPCRMFAPTYGAASDNHPDVAFSKVDTEAEQTLAAQAGISSIPTLMAFRDKVLVFSQPGALDAAALEEVITDVRALDMQAIRQGLVEDKSRIGN, translated from the coding sequence ATGGCAACCATTGACATCACCAGCAGGACCTTCGAATCAGTTCTCGACACCAATGAAATCGTCCTAATCGACTTCTGGGCCGGCTGGTGTGCACCCTGCCGCATGTTCGCCCCCACCTACGGTGCAGCATCCGACAACCACCCGGATGTTGCATTCTCGAAAGTCGACACGGAAGCCGAACAAACACTTGCCGCACAGGCCGGGATCAGCTCCATACCCACCTTGATGGCTTTCCGTGACAAGGTACTGGTCTTCTCACAGCCAGGAGCGCTCGACGCGGCCGCCCTGGAGGAAGTCATTACCGATGTCAGAGCACTCGACATGCAAGCCATCCGTCAGGGTCTCGTGGAGGATAAATCCCGAATTGGCAACTAG
- a CDS encoding CDP-alcohol phosphatidyltransferase family protein, giving the protein MIRLIGAGARPGHENNELTTFWTLPNVVTVVRFLGVPLFVYFIVQNEDALAVITLVILGSTDWIDGYIARRFDQVSTVGKWLDPIADRTALIVIAVTFVVDGIAPAWLVWAIVIPDAILILNALILFRGPLHLPVTNVGKIRTALLLIGSPMLLLHRVPGFDLDWLIVTAHVLLFLGCVGHLIAFFGYFTAAHRKYRSEGRSAGSSRAGAADATQ; this is encoded by the coding sequence GTGATCAGACTTATTGGGGCCGGGGCCAGACCGGGGCACGAAAACAACGAACTGACCACCTTCTGGACACTGCCCAACGTTGTGACGGTAGTCCGGTTCCTGGGGGTTCCGCTATTCGTCTACTTCATTGTGCAGAACGAAGATGCCCTCGCGGTGATCACCCTCGTCATCCTTGGCTCGACCGACTGGATCGACGGGTACATCGCCCGCCGCTTCGACCAGGTGTCGACAGTGGGAAAGTGGCTCGATCCGATTGCCGACCGGACCGCCCTGATCGTTATTGCGGTCACCTTCGTGGTCGACGGGATAGCACCCGCCTGGCTGGTCTGGGCCATCGTAATCCCCGATGCCATCCTGATCCTGAACGCGTTGATCCTGTTCCGGGGTCCCCTTCACCTTCCGGTCACCAACGTCGGAAAAATCCGCACCGCACTGCTGCTGATCGGCTCGCCGATGCTGTTGCTCCATCGGGTGCCGGGCTTCGACCTGGACTGGCTGATCGTGACAGCCCATGTCCTGCTTTTCCTGGGGTGCGTAGGGCATCTCATCGCGTTTTTCGGGTACTTCACCGCAGCGCACCGCAAGTATCGCTCGGAGGGTAGATCCGCAGGATCCTCCCGAGCTGGTGCGGCTGATGCCACCCAGTAG